A stretch of the Marivirga tractuosa DSM 4126 genome encodes the following:
- a CDS encoding polysaccharide deacetylase family protein yields the protein MTLCANFSLYKDSKSPHISSKSVESELNQFIYRKGIGHKNDLYMNKDDLKELAEVKFFHLGNHTKSHYFLSSLSYEEQLTEIESGFQDLVDLDLPISKVFAAPFGNYDSVNEDTFKILRSNSYEVLLLTNGRQNLKLDVRKSAGKIKVYNRYLPK from the coding sequence ATGACTTTATGCGCTAATTTTTCTTTGTATAAAGATTCTAAATCACCTCATATTTCATCAAAATCTGTAGAATCTGAACTTAATCAATTTATTTATAGAAAGGGGATTGGCCACAAAAATGATTTGTATATGAATAAAGATGATTTAAAGGAATTGGCAGAGGTCAAATTTTTTCATTTGGGAAATCATACAAAAAGCCATTATTTTCTTTCCTCATTATCTTATGAAGAACAATTGACAGAAATTGAAAGTGGTTTTCAGGATTTGGTGGATTTAGATTTACCAATCTCAAAAGTATTTGCTGCTCCATTTGGTAATTATGATAGTGTAAATGAAGATACATTTAAAATCTTAAGAAGTAATAGTTATGAAGTTCTGTTATTAACAAATGGCAGGCAAAATTTAAAATTAGATGTAAGAAAATCTGCTGGAAAGATTAAAGTTTATAATCGATACTTGCCGAAATAA
- a CDS encoding polysaccharide deacetylase family protein, producing the protein MHSKHLIDLFKTFYRQCGLCYHSVSNISDLDDQYLHNVSVDKFKKQITTIPKIWGDLSLNFNLIKPFITFDDGYKSLLQTAVPILKKHKIPAFFLLIPRL; encoded by the coding sequence ATGCATTCAAAACATTTAATTGATTTATTTAAGACCTTTTATAGACAGTGTGGATTATGCTATCATTCCGTTTCTAACATTTCAGATTTAGATGATCAATATTTACATAATGTAAGTGTAGATAAATTTAAGAAGCAGATTACTACTATCCCTAAAATTTGGGGAGATTTGTCATTGAATTTTAATTTGATTAAACCTTTTATAACATTTGACGATGGTTATAAAAGTTTATTACAAACTGCAGTTCCGATATTGAAAAAGCATAAAATACCGGCTTTTTTTTTATTAATTCCAAGACTTTAA
- a CDS encoding glycosyltransferase family 2 protein yields the protein MIAILIKTYNREKTLFNTLESISKFCKNIEYKLYIFDDSNKISNEKIIYYDKLKCSNHFIYCTESKTSVTAARNFLVQNLEDEKYVLRIDDDFEFNKDTKLEVLISILDFDSRIGVISGIEKQIGTGKGVLNGEISPRQGFFKIEDEVLIKNNVPVKNWKFNKTNKNHRFSYCDFSRNFLMIRRSVFNDISWDESLPFHGEHEDFMLQIKQSPWKLAFSPDSMHFHREDLSIEERNKYKEEKMILNKKSDWAKYFYIKWKVKKRKNSYPLLYNLERKLKSIIGIH from the coding sequence GTGATAGCAATACTGATTAAAACGTATAATCGAGAAAAAACTTTATTTAATACTTTAGAAAGCATTTCTAAGTTTTGCAAAAATATAGAGTATAAACTGTACATTTTCGATGATAGTAATAAAATAAGTAATGAAAAAATCATTTATTACGATAAGCTAAAATGTAGTAATCATTTTATCTATTGTACGGAAAGTAAAACTTCTGTAACAGCGGCAAGAAATTTTTTAGTTCAAAATTTAGAAGATGAAAAATATGTTCTCAGAATAGATGATGATTTTGAATTTAACAAAGATACAAAATTAGAAGTTTTAATTTCAATTTTAGATTTTGATTCTCGAATTGGAGTCATTTCTGGTATTGAAAAACAAATTGGAACGGGTAAAGGTGTTTTGAACGGAGAAATAAGTCCAAGACAAGGTTTTTTTAAAATTGAAGATGAAGTTTTAATTAAGAACAATGTTCCTGTAAAAAATTGGAAATTTAATAAAACAAACAAGAATCATAGGTTTTCTTATTGTGACTTTTCAAGAAATTTTTTAATGATAAGACGTTCAGTTTTTAATGATATTTCATGGGATGAGTCTTTACCTTTTCATGGCGAACATGAGGACTTTATGTTGCAAATTAAACAATCACCATGGAAGCTTGCGTTCTCCCCTGACAGTATGCATTTCCACCGTGAGGATTTATCAATTGAGGAAAGAAATAAATACAAGGAGGAAAAGATGATTTTAAATAAAAAATCAGACTGGGCTAAATATTTTTATATTAAATGGAAAGTGAAGAAAAGGAAAAATAGTTATCCTTTACTATATAATCTTGAAAGAAAACTCAAGTCAATTATTGGAATCCATTGA
- a CDS encoding glycosyltransferase family 2 protein — MDKPLVSTCIIAYNHEAYIEECLLGALKQKLEYPYEIVIGEDKSTDKTLKICREYASKFPDKIRLLERTENLGMNGNWVDTIKNCNGKYIALCEGDDYWTDPLKLQKQADLLENDEEFVLSYHNAMCINEDNSNSLGLKLNKSECKDFEGEKLKRIVTLPTSGVLFRKFNIDLIPDGFYKVLNADTFLWAILGEFGGAKYLDTVEPSRYRIHDLGIYSSLNKFERNAKRLDTFKYIQAYYKKDKDIYSFYKEKIRTRKFYMLKSSIKQLNIKKTIYSIKIIFLK; from the coding sequence ATGGATAAACCACTAGTAAGCACTTGTATTATTGCTTATAATCATGAAGCTTATATTGAAGAATGCTTGCTGGGAGCTTTAAAGCAAAAATTAGAATATCCTTATGAAATTGTTATCGGAGAGGATAAATCAACCGACAAAACATTAAAAATTTGTAGAGAATATGCTTCAAAGTTTCCTGATAAAATAAGACTTCTCGAAAGAACTGAGAATTTGGGTATGAATGGAAACTGGGTAGATACTATTAAAAATTGTAACGGTAAATATATAGCTCTTTGCGAAGGAGATGATTATTGGACAGACCCTCTTAAACTGCAGAAGCAAGCAGATTTATTGGAAAATGATGAAGAGTTTGTATTAAGCTACCATAATGCTATGTGTATAAATGAGGATAATTCAAATAGCCTTGGTCTTAAGTTAAATAAATCTGAGTGCAAAGATTTTGAAGGAGAAAAATTAAAAAGAATTGTCACATTACCCACATCAGGAGTTTTATTTCGAAAGTTTAATATTGATTTAATTCCTGACGGTTTTTATAAAGTGCTTAACGCAGATACATTTCTTTGGGCTATTTTAGGAGAATTTGGAGGTGCCAAATATTTAGATACTGTAGAGCCAAGTAGGTATAGAATTCATGATTTAGGTATTTACTCTAGTTTAAATAAATTTGAGAGAAATGCCAAAAGATTAGATACTTTTAAATACATTCAAGCGTACTATAAAAAAGATAAAGATATTTACTCCTTCTATAAAGAGAAAATTAGAACCAGGAAATTTTATATGCTAAAGAGTTCCATTAAGCAACTTAATATTAAAAAAACAATTTATTCAATTAAGATAATTTTTCTGAAATAG
- a CDS encoding dTDP-4-amino-4,6-dideoxyglucose formyltransferase translates to MKTLVLTDNVIIYEGLKKIFDDYNYDHVDFAHSHIKSDIWSHEDFRGFDKAINVKQDQEFLINNYNLIISGHCKQFFPKKLVNQIRCINIHPGYNPINRGWYPQVFAIVNDLPIGATIHEMDEKLDHGPIITRAMIEKHEEDTSLEIYTRVINEELKLFKENFKEIISNTYKTITIAGENSHFFDKEDFKNLSEIDLDKKVSFREALDFLRAMTHGDYKNAYFIDKKGDKVFVSIKLNKENG, encoded by the coding sequence ATGAAGACATTGGTATTAACTGATAATGTGATCATTTACGAAGGTCTAAAAAAAATTTTTGATGATTACAATTATGATCATGTTGATTTTGCGCATAGTCATATAAAATCTGATATTTGGAGTCATGAGGACTTTAGAGGATTTGATAAAGCAATCAATGTTAAGCAAGATCAGGAGTTCCTTATTAACAATTATAATCTGATCATTTCCGGTCATTGTAAACAATTTTTCCCCAAAAAATTAGTGAATCAAATTCGCTGTATAAATATTCATCCTGGTTATAATCCAATTAACAGAGGTTGGTATCCCCAAGTATTTGCTATAGTAAATGATTTGCCAATTGGAGCAACAATCCATGAAATGGATGAAAAGTTAGATCATGGACCAATTATTACAAGAGCAATGATAGAGAAACATGAAGAAGATACCTCACTGGAAATTTATACCAGAGTGATCAATGAAGAATTAAAATTGTTTAAAGAAAATTTTAAAGAGATTATTAGTAACACCTATAAAACAATTACAATAGCGGGAGAAAATTCGCACTTTTTTGATAAAGAGGATTTTAAAAACCTGTCTGAAATTGATTTAGATAAGAAGGTTAGTTTTAGAGAGGCTTTAGACTTTTTAAGAGCAATGACACATGGTGACTATAAAAATGCCTACTTCATAGATAAAAAAGGTGATAAAGTCTTTGTGTCAATAAAATTGAATAAGGAGAATGGATAA